One window of Micromonas commoda chromosome 1, complete sequence genomic DNA carries:
- a CDS encoding predicted protein: MGIWIRVKFYLLKTCIAEVTNTPWGERMRINFFPRGARVPKCSHASPFLDMQG, translated from the exons ATGGGCATATGGATACGTGTAAAATTCTATCT TTTGAAGACATGCATTGCAGAGGTAACTAACACGCCATGGGGGGAGCGTATGCGGATCAATTTCTTCCCGAGGGGCGCAAGAGTGCCAAAGTGCTCGCATGCATCGCCGTTTCTCGATATGCAAGGATAA
- a CDS encoding predicted protein (Alternative splicing variant 2) — MFTMLGCFLCLPQGNGHDRDSQGSLSHIANCFGEVFQGADLVPSDIAAGLALLALQHRRMLENEMLGRRASCSALPKGTLFDVASKPWANKPLRASAVNDDEITPCSGNIDTPEELYITDESLANVLSEAAHYARWALAAYGWLLYTWANPSGGLALVCSAQDAQNCCYHRSSRISMGGDRRNNRTKGDDLDRSALKVCAGISDDDLFHVSSTNGVGEQPYFIARDSARHAIVVSIRGTMSVQDCITDCMYKPVLLNADVIGLPHLSGCQLHCHAGVVTATSFILSDLEKHGILHRLLLGNTCSLGSKQKRKHWHRDDVFGSNRFGGHQGWTLVLCGHSLGAGVATVLSLHLRQTFPSVRVWAIEPPGGLLSAELAAACREWTISSIHGSDLITRLSGPCLLKLRHDLVDSLVRCKVNKFTLLARLSCSPDIVEPDDFIMQPGDRENEANTFRQEFERFHIQQIKDRPLMVAPLYPPGRLLHLCRIPKNSGSQPVLGYEYEVRWISAKDLMAQGLLVSRNFFTDHFPDKVVAVLSELSMKFRTKDPTLDKINRLGTFIQTEGNHAAPPT, encoded by the exons ATGTTCACCATGCTAGGTTGTTTCCTATGCCTGCCGCAGGGAAACGGACACGATCGTGACAGTCAGGGATCGCTTTCGCACATTGCCAATTGCTTTGGCGAGGTGTTCCAAGGCGCTGATCTTGTCCCTAGTGACATAGCAGCAGGTCTCGCTTTGCTTGCTCTTCAGCACCGCAGAATGCTCGAAAATGAAATGTTGGGAAGGAGGGCGTCTTGCAGCGCTTTGCCAAAAGGTACCCTTTTCGATGTAGCCTCGAAACCTTGGGCAAACAAACCCCTTCGCGCATCTGCCGTGAATGATGATGAGATTACACCATGCTCGGGAAACATTGACACACCTGAAGAATTGTACATCACTGATGAATCTTTAGCCAATGTGCTCAGTGAAGCTGCACATTATGCGCGCTGGGCGTTGGCGGCGTATGGATGGTTGCTGTATACTTGGGCAAATCCCAGTGGTGGTCTTGCGTTGGTTTGCTCTGCGCAGGACGCACAAAACTGTTGCTACCACAGGTCATCGCGCATTTCAATGGGCGGGGATAGAAGAAACAACAGAACAAAAGGGGATGATCTTGATCGCTCGGCGCTAAAAGTATGTGCTGGAATTAGCGATGATGACTTATTTCATGTCTCTTCAACTAATGGG GTTGGCGAACAACCATACTTCATTGCAAGGGATTCAGCGCGACACGCTATCGTCGTCTCAATTAGAGGCACAATGTCTGTTCAGGATTGTATAACCGATTGCATGTATAAACCTGTGTTATTAAATGCCGATGTAATCGGCCTGCCTCATCTCTCTGGATGTCAGCTTCATTGTCACGCGGGTGTAGTCACTGCGACGAGCTTTATCCTTTCTGACCTTGAAAAACATGGCATTCTTCATCGCCTGCTACTCGGAAATACATGTTCACTCGGGTCCAAACAAAAGCGCAAACATTGGCATCGAGATGATGTGTTTGGATCCAACCGATTTGGCGGGCATCAAGGGTGGACACTTGTACTGTGTGGCCACTCTCTGGGGGCGGGAGTGGCAACTGTACTTTCACTCCATTTACGCCAGACATTTCCTTCTGTTCGGGTCTGGGCTATCGAACCCCCAGGCGGGCTCTTATCCGCTGAACTCGCTGCTGCTTGCCGAGAATGGACAATCAGCAGCATTCATGGGTCTGATTTGATCACGCGACTGTCAGGGCCTTGCTTGCTAAAATTGAGACATGACCTGGTGGACTCACTGGTCAGGTGTAAAGTGAACAAGTTCACACTTTTAGCGCGCCTCTCCTGTAGTCCTGATATTGTTGAACCTGATGATTTTATTATGCAGCCAGGAGATCGTGAAAACGAAGCCAATACATTTCGTCAGGAATTCGAAAGATTTCATATCCAACAGATTAAAGACCGGCCGCTCATGGTAGCACCGCTTTATCCACCTGGACGCCTATTGCATCTCTGCCGTATTCCCAAAAACAGTGGGAGTCAGCCTGTACTTGGATACGAATACGAGGTTCGATGGATCTCTGCGAAGGATTTGATGGCCCAGGGCTTACTTGTCAGCAGAAACTTCTTTACCGACCACTTTCCAGACAAAGTAGTCGCAGTCTTGTCCGAGCTATCTATG AAATTCCGCACTAAAGACCCGACGCTCGACAAAATCAATCGATTGGGGACTTTTATTCAAACCGAGGGAAACCATGCTGCCCCGCCTACATAG
- a CDS encoding predicted protein (Alternative splicing variant 1) — MHFSTAWYHQPCFVERWTLLSVVLLMQVELFSCVFTDALPEFHLYPSKGSANTIFKIGGPDYLNSSRTRFRYGLLCGFHSIGNQIFLPFGFEKVGYESIVGLEVSSLEGSFFSVQVTRNGRDFSDTGILFQYVHATLNDVHPVKVMKSGGTVVTIRGSGLSDGYYCRSNGLPSILVEGASTSSVLMKCEISIMEHAERSTSRIFISANPDLGLLSEGQTLHLLEEAKYSRLSDLEVQLQGSLFTDQSASVWCKLGNICSLGRIISATRMSCTDQIRQREGRHLQISMNQESFTRRLTEASLENKRDREEEEHRISERKSRVALSRFLDAERVINARYTAISIANTMLQFHHYSDSSVSFTSMLPPTIDSLNPAVGTFGGAHMTWLTGKNFASSLINDDVYKLHCSFGNISQSARFISSSIVTCDVPMVLKHGSVDLTILSSSTSSGVRTEAGLHYTLLARALVGSLAPKRGTARGGTVLHLRGSGFFNSWDLRCKFGSIQVNIAYVSEAEIRCFSPSRAHGESDMQVILSGRHVCGASAYMFVV; from the exons ATGCATTTTTCAACGGCTTGGTATCATCAGCCTTGCTTTGTTGAGCGGTGGACACTGTTGTCAGTAGTGCTTTTGATGCAAGTGGAGCTCTTCAGCTGTGTCTTTACAGATGCGCTGCCGGAATTTCACTTATACCCGTCAAAAGGATCGGCCAACACCATCTTTAAAATAGGAGGCCCAGACTATCTGAACTCTTCACGCACCCGTTTTCGGTATGGCCTTTTATGTGGCTTTCACTC AATCGGGAACCAAATATTTTTACCATTCGGGTTTGAAAAAGTCGGATACGAATCGATAGTGGGTTTAGAAGTTTCGTCGCTCGAAGGCAGCTTTTTTAGTGTACAAGTGACTCGAAACGGACGCGATTTTTCTGACACTGGTATCTTGTTTCAATATG TTCATGCAACTTTGAATGACGTGCATCCAGTAAAAGTAATGAAAAGCGGTGGAACGGTTGTAACG ATACGCGGCAGTGGATTGTCAGACGGGTACTATTGTCGCTCAAATGGCCTTCCAAGCATTCTGGTTGAAGGAGCATCGACGTCTTCTGTACTGATGAAGTGTGAAATTTCCATTATGGAACATGCAGAGCGCTCCACATCTCGTATTTTCATTTCAGCAAATCCAGATCTTGGCCTGCTGTCCGAAGGCCAAACGCTCCACTTGCTAG AGGAAGCAAAATATTCGCGACTATCTGATCTCGAAGTGCAGCTCCAAG GGTCCCTCTTTACCGATCAATCGGCGTCTGTGTGGTGCAAACTGGGAAATATATGTTCCTTGGGTCGGATCATATCTGCGACGCG AATGAGCTGCACGGATCAAATTCGGCAACGTGAAGGACGTCACTTGCAAATATCAATGAATCAGGAAAGCTTCACGAGGCGACTGACTGAGGCCAGCCTTGA AAACAAACGCGatcgcgaagaagaagagcaCCGCATTTCCGAACGTAAGAGTCGAGTCGCCCTTTCGAGGTTCCTGGATGCAGAGAGAGTAATCAATGCGAGATACACG GCTATTTCCATCGCCAACACAATGTTACAATTTCATCATTATTCTGACTCATCAGTGTCGTTCACTTCTATGTTGCCGCCAACCATCGACTCTCTTAATCCAGCCGTTGGGACGTTTGGAGGCGCTCATATGACCTGGTTGACTGGCAAAAATTTTGCAAGTTCATTA ATAAATGATGATGTATACAAGTTGCACTGCTCATTTGGGAATATATCTCAATCTGCCCGTTTCATATCATCATCAATCGTCACTTGTGATGTTCCCATGGTGCTAAAG CATGGTTCGGTTGATCTCACGATATTGTCCTCATCGACATCGTCGGGTGTCCGAACAGAG GCCGGTTTACACTACACACTTCTCGCCCGTGCTCTTGTAGGATCACTTGCACCAAAACGGGGAACTGCGAG GGGTGGTACCGTACTTCATCTACGTGGATCTGGGTTTTTCAACTCATGGGATTTGAGGTGCAAGTTCGGAAGTATTCAAGTTAACATTGCATATGTGAGTGAAGCCGAAATACGGTGCTTTTCACCTTCACGAGCTCACGGGGAATCCGACATGCAAGTCATCCTCAGCGGTCGACATGTttgcggcgcgtcggcgtacaTGTTTGTTGTATAG
- a CDS encoding predicted protein (Alternative splicing variant 2) — MHVAHVRDTVRNKRDREEEEHRISERKSRVALSRFLDAERVINARYTVQNTVPIKPNIFMTPFSQAISIANTMLQFHHYSDSSVSFTSMLPPTIDSLNPAVGTFGGAHMTWLTGKNFASSLINDDVYKLHCSFGNISQSARFISSSIVTCDVPMVLKVIFERKIYCF, encoded by the exons ATGCACGTCGCCCACGTTAGAGACACAGTTAGAAACAAACGCGatcgcgaagaagaagagcaCCGCATTTCCGAACGTAAGAGTCGAGTCGCCCTTTCGAGGTTCCTGGATGCAGAGAGAGTAATCAATGCGAGATACACGGTACAGAATACAGTTCCAATAAAACCCAATATTTTTATGACACCGTTTAGCCAGGCTATTTCCATCGCCAACACAATGTTACAATTTCATCATTATTCTGACTCATCAGTGTCGTTCACTTCTATGTTGCCGCCAACCATCGACTCTCTTAATCCAGCCGTTGGGACGTTTGGAGGCGCTCATATGACCTGGTTGACTGGCAAAAATTTTGCAAGTTCATTA ATAAATGATGATGTATACAAGTTGCACTGCTCATTTGGGAATATATCTCAATCTGCCCGTTTCATATCATCATCAATCGTCACTTGTGATGTTCCCATGGTGCTAAAGGTAATTTTTGAAAGGAAAATATACTGTTTCTGA
- the CDC48 gene encoding cell division cycle protein 48-like protein, expessed, which translates to MVDSPDDKSGIRVKKDTSTAILERKKSPNRLVVDEAVNDDNSVVALNLQKMDELQLFRGDTVLIKGKKRKDTVCIVLADEFCEEGKIRMNKVVRKNLRVRLGDVVSIHQCTDVKYGQRIHVLPFSDTIEGVSGNLFDVYLKPYFLEAYRPVRKGDTFLARGGMRGVEFKVVETDPAEYCIVAPDTEIFCEGEPINREDEERLDEVGYDDVGGVRKQMAQIRELVELPLRHPTLFKTIGVKPPKGILLYGPPGSGKTLIARAVANETGAFFFLINGPEIMSKLAGESESNLRKAFEEAEKNAPAIIFIDEIDSIAPKREKTQGEVERRIVSQLLTLMDGMKSRAHIIVMGATNRPNSVDPALRRFGRFDREIDIGVPDETGRLEVLRIHTKNMKLDEEVDLEKVSKETHGYVGADLAALCTEAALQCIREKMDVIDLEDETIDAEVLDTMAVTNDHFVTALGTSNPSALRETVVEVPNVSWEDIGGLETVKQELQETVQYPVEHPEKFEKFGMAPSKGVLFYGPPGCGKTLLAKAIANECQANFISVKGPELLTMWFGESEANVREIFDKARQSAPCVLFFDELDSIANQRGSSSGDAGGAADRVLNQLLTEMDGMGSKKTVFIIGATNRPDIIDSALMRPGRLDQLIYIPLPDEKSRLSIFRANLRKSPLAPDVDVTTLARFTNGFSGADITEICQRACKFAIRESIQRDIEREQASSIDPDAMDNDSTYIDPVPEITKAHFEEAMKFARRSVSDADIRKYQAFSQTLQQSRGFGNDFRFPDGNNRSNGGGGGDGTADHFGAGDSQLFTSGEAQDDDDLYS; encoded by the exons ATGGTAGATTCCCCTGACGATAAGTCTGGAATTCGCGTCAAGAAGGACACTTCGACCGCCATCCTCGAGCGCAAGAAGTCCCCAAATCGCCTTGTTGTCG ACGAAGCTGTGAACGATGACAACAGCGTCGTGGCGCTCAACCTCCAGAAGATGGATGAACTGCAGCTCTTTCGCGGGGATACGGTGCTGATCAAGGGCAAAAAGCGCAAAGACACCGTTTGCATAGTACTCGCAGATGAATTTTGCGAGGAGGGCAAAATTCGTATGAATAAAGTTGTTCGCAAAAATCTACGTGTTCGTCTGGGAGATGTCGTGTCTATCCACCAG TGCACCGACGTGAAATACGGACAACGGATTCACGTTTTGCCTTTCAGTGATACAATCGAAGGAGTCAGTGGGAATTTATTTGACGTGTACTTAAAGCCCTATTTTCTTGAGGCCTACCGCCCGGTTCGAAAAGGGGATACGTTTCTTGCTAGAGGAGGCATGCGGGGCGTAGAGTTCAAGGTTGTCGAAACAGACCCGGCTGAGTATTGCATCGTTGCCCCGGATACTGAAATATTCTGTGAAGGTGAGCCAATCAACAGAGAAGATGAGGAGCGACTCGACGAAGTTGGTTATGATGATGTCGGCGGTGTGCGAAAGCAGATGGCACAGATTCGAGAGCTCGTGGAGTTACCTTTACGCCACCCTACTCTCTTTAAAACAATTGGTGTCAAACCGCCAAAAGGCATCCTTCTTTACGGACCTCCTGGATCAGGAAAAACTCTCATCGCGCGAGCGGTCGCAAATGAAACTGGTGCATTCTTCTTTCTCATCAACGGGCCAGAGATCATGTCTAAACTTGCTGGTGAATCCGAGTCAAACCTTCGCAAAGCTTTTGAGGAAGCTGAGAagaacgcgccggcgatcaTTTTCATAGACGAGATCGATTCCATTGCACCGAAGCGTGAGAAAACACAGGGGGAAGTTGAACGAAGAATCGTTTCGCAACTGCTTACTTTGATGGATGGCATGAAGTCACGAGCCCATATCATCGTCATGGGCGCAACTAACCGGCCCAATTCTGTTGATCCAGCACTGAGGCGTTTCGGTCGCTTCGACCGGGAAATTGATATTGGCGTTCCTGATGAAACAGGCCGTCTCGAAGTGCTGCGCATCCACACGAAAAACATGAAGCTCGATGAAGAAGTTGACCTTGAGAAAGTTTCGAAAGAGACGCATGGTTATGTTGGCGCTGACCTCGCTGCACTTTGTACAGAAGCTGCGCTTCAGTGTATTCGAGAAAAGATGGATGTCATTGATCTTGAGGATGAAACGATTGATGCCGAGGTATTAGACACAATGGCAGTGACAAACGATCACTTCGTGACTGCTCTCGGAACTTCGAATCCATCCGCGTTGCGAGAGACCGTTGTCGAAGTCCCGAATGTTTCCTGGGAAGACATCGGTGGACTTGAAACCGTCAAGCAAGAACTTCAAGAAACCGTGCAGTACCCTGTTGAGCATCCTGAAAAGTTTGAAAAGTTCGGCATGGCGCCATCTAAGGGCGTGTTGTTCTATGGACCGCCAGGATGCGGCAAAACATTGCTTGCAAAAGCGATTGCAAATGAGTGTCAGGCAAACTTCATATCTGTCAAAGGCCCTGAGCTCCTTACCATGTGGTTCGGTGAATCAGAAGCAAATGTGAGGGAGATTTTCGACAAAGCTCGTCAGTCCGCTCCATGCGTGCTTTTTTTCGATGAATTGGATTCGATTGCCAATCAGAGAGGATCCAGTTCTGGCGACGCTGGAGGCGCAGCTGATCGCGTCTTGAATCAACTTCTCACCGAGATGGATGGTATGGGTTCAAAGAAAACGGTGTTTATCATCGGAGCCACCAATCGTCCAGACATTATTGACTCTGCTTTGATGCGTCCTGGCCGCCTTGATCAACTTATATACATCCCCCTACCCGACGAAAAGTCTCGACTTTCTATATTCAGGGCAAACTTGCGCAAGTCGCCTCTCGCACCTGACGTTGACGTGaccaccctcgcgcgttTTACGAATGGTTTTTCAGGAGCAGACATCACAGAAATATGTCAACGTGCGTGCAAATTCGCCATTCGCGAGAGCATTCAGCGTGACATAGAGCGAGAACAGGCTTCGTCGATCGATCCTGACGCGATGGACAATGATTCCACTTATATCGACCCTGTGCCCGAGATAACCAAGGCCCACTTCGAGGAGGCAATGAAATTTGCGCGGCGCTCTGTCAGTGATGCTGACATCAGGAAGTATCAGGCATTCTCACAAACCCTGCAGCAGTCCCGTGGCTTTGGCAATGACTTCCGCTTTCCAGATGGAAACAACAGAAGCAacggtggcggaggaggagatggtACTGCTGATCACTTCGGCGCAGGCGACTCTCAACTCTTTACTTCAGGAGAAGCACAAGACGATGATGACCTGTACAGTTAG
- a CDS encoding predicted protein (Alternative splicing variant 3): protein MVYVLQAGLHYTLLARALVGSLAPKRGTARGGTVLHLRGSGFFNSWDLRCKFGSIQVNIAYVSEAEIRCFSPSRAHGESDMQVILSGRHVCGASAYMFVV from the exons ATGGTGTACGTATTGCAGGCCGGTTTACACTACACACTTCTCGCCCGTGCTCTTGTAGGATCACTTGCACCAAAACGGGGAACTGCGAG GGGTGGTACCGTACTTCATCTACGTGGATCTGGGTTTTTCAACTCATGGGATTTGAGGTGCAAGTTCGGAAGTATTCAAGTTAACATTGCATATGTGAGTGAAGCCGAAATACGGTGCTTTTCACCTTCACGAGCTCACGGGGAATCCGACATGCAAGTCATCCTCAGCGGTCGACATGTttgcggcgcgtcggcgtacaTGTTTGTTGTATAG
- a CDS encoding predicted protein (Alternative splicing variant 1), translating to MPALILFGRSWLVASDDLPIPMLCLMVVHTVWCEFSNHILALRAVRDTMATYPSCAGALSFCLSTKVRAHQGLESRCDAGKTALAWLFGTFFCFLFSTCLEGLILRHSLKGCILQPGARQHVNGLLYLHFVVTIADLAFTILGTFLDYHVGNSCYVRNHVHAAIVVVIVGNYFIIACNFLGIALIFSVYPDLSSEEKWNRMFTMLGCFLCLPQGNGHDRDSQGSLSHIANCFGEVFQGADLVPSDIAAGLALLALQHRRMLENEMLGRRASCSALPKGTLFDVASKPWANKPLRASAVNDDEITPCSGNIDTPEELYITDESLANVLSEAAHYARWALAAYGWLLYTWANPSGGLALVCSAQDAQNCCYHRTKGDDLDRSALKVCAGISDDDLFHKQMLHLTNWVGEQPYFIARDSARHAIVVSIRGTMSVQDCITDCMYKPVLLNADVIGLPHLSGCQLHCHAGVVTATSFILSDLEKHGILHRLLLGNTCSLGSKQKRKHWHRDDVFGSNRFGGHQGWTLVLCGHSLGAGVATVLSLHLRQTFPSVRVWAIEPPGGLLSAELAAACREWTISSIHGSDLITRLSGPCLLKLRHDLVDSLVRCKVNKFTLLARLSCSPDIVEPDDFIMQPGDRENEANTFRQEFERFHIQQIKDRPLMVAPLYPPGRLLHLCRIPKNSGSQPVLGYEYEVRWISAKDLMAQGLLVSRNFFTDHFPDKVVAVLSELSMKFRTKDPTLDKINRLGTFIQTEGNHAAPPT from the exons ATGCCTGCGCTGATCCTTTTTGGACGCTCTTGGCTTGTCGCTTCAGACGATCTCCCTATCCCGATGCTATGTTTGATGGTCGTGCACACAGTTTGGTGCGAGTTTTCGAATCATATACTCGCGCTTCGCGCAGTACGAGATACAATGGCCACTTATCCTTCTTGCGCAGGTGCACTGTCGTTCTGCTTGTCTACGAAAGTGA GAGCGCACCAGGGGCTTGAAAGTCGTTGTGACGCCGGAAAGACAGCGTTGGCGTGGCTATTTGGAACGTTCTTCTGTTTTCTATTCAGCACTTGTCTGGAAGGGCTCATTCTTCGGCACTCACTCAAGGGCTGTATTCTTCAGCCAGGAGCGAGGCAACATGTCAATGGCCTTTTATACTTACACTTCGTAGTTACTATTGCCGACTTAGCTTTTACCATTCTCGGTACGTTTCTGGATTATCATGTTGGAAACTCTTGCTATGTTCGAAATCATGTGCACGCGGCTATTGTTGTCGTGATAGTCGGGAACTATTTCATCATAGCTTGCAACTTTTTGGGCATCGCTTTGATTTTCAGCGTGTATCCAGACCTCTCGTCTGAAGAAAAGTGGAACAGAATGTTCACCATGCTAGGTTGTTTCCTATGCCTGCCGCAGGGAAACGGACACGATCGTGACAGTCAGGGATCGCTTTCGCACATTGCCAATTGCTTTGGCGAGGTGTTCCAAGGCGCTGATCTTGTCCCTAGTGACATAGCAGCAGGTCTCGCTTTGCTTGCTCTTCAGCACCGCAGAATGCTCGAAAATGAAATGTTGGGAAGGAGGGCGTCTTGCAGCGCTTTGCCAAAAGGTACCCTTTTCGATGTAGCCTCGAAACCTTGGGCAAACAAACCCCTTCGCGCATCTGCCGTGAATGATGATGAGATTACACCATGCTCGGGAAACATTGACACACCTGAAGAATTGTACATCACTGATGAATCTTTAGCCAATGTGCTCAGTGAAGCTGCACATTATGCGCGCTGGGCGTTGGCGGCGTATGGATGGTTGCTGTATACTTGGGCAAATCCCAGTGGTGGTCTTGCGTTGGTTTGCTCTGCGCAGGACGCACAAAACTGTTGCTACCACAG AACAAAAGGGGATGATCTTGATCGCTCGGCGCTAAAAGTATGTGCTGGAATTAGCGATGATGACTTATTTCAT AAACAAATGTTGCACCTTACAAACTGGGTTGGCGAACAACCATACTTCATTGCAAGGGATTCAGCGCGACACGCTATCGTCGTCTCAATTAGAGGCACAATGTCTGTTCAGGATTGTATAACCGATTGCATGTATAAACCTGTGTTATTAAATGCCGATGTAATCGGCCTGCCTCATCTCTCTGGATGTCAGCTTCATTGTCACGCGGGTGTAGTCACTGCGACGAGCTTTATCCTTTCTGACCTTGAAAAACATGGCATTCTTCATCGCCTGCTACTCGGAAATACATGTTCACTCGGGTCCAAACAAAAGCGCAAACATTGGCATCGAGATGATGTGTTTGGATCCAACCGATTTGGCGGGCATCAAGGGTGGACACTTGTACTGTGTGGCCACTCTCTGGGGGCGGGAGTGGCAACTGTACTTTCACTCCATTTACGCCAGACATTTCCTTCTGTTCGGGTCTGGGCTATCGAACCCCCAGGCGGGCTCTTATCCGCTGAACTCGCTGCTGCTTGCCGAGAATGGACAATCAGCAGCATTCATGGGTCTGATTTGATCACGCGACTGTCAGGGCCTTGCTTGCTAAAATTGAGACATGACCTGGTGGACTCACTGGTCAGGTGTAAAGTGAACAAGTTCACACTTTTAGCGCGCCTCTCCTGTAGTCCTGATATTGTTGAACCTGATGATTTTATTATGCAGCCAGGAGATCGTGAAAACGAAGCCAATACATTTCGTCAGGAATTCGAAAGATTTCATATCCAACAGATTAAAGACCGGCCGCTCATGGTAGCACCGCTTTATCCACCTGGACGCCTATTGCATCTCTGCCGTATTCCCAAAAACAGTGGGAGTCAGCCTGTACTTGGATACGAATACGAGGTTCGATGGATCTCTGCGAAGGATTTGATGGCCCAGGGCTTACTTGTCAGCAGAAACTTCTTTACCGACCACTTTCCAGACAAAGTAGTCGCAGTCTTGTCCGAGCTATCTATG AAATTCCGCACTAAAGACCCGACGCTCGACAAAATCAATCGATTGGGGACTTTTATTCAAACCGAGGGAAACCATGCTGCCCCGCCTACATAG